The Methanobrevibacter millerae genomic interval TATAGTTTCTACTCCCATTTTTTTAAGGGATTCAATTATCGCTTCTCCGCCTCTCATTTCTAAAACCTTTTAAATTTTTATTATAGGATAATTTTTGTATCGCTAGATATATATAATTAATCAATTTTCAAAACAAACTTTTGAAAGGAATGAATCTGTTACGTTTCGGCAATATTCCTCATATTCCTTGCCGAATTTTTCTTTAAGCCATTTATCCTAAGTATTTGCCATTGCCACTGATAGAACAATCCAGAATATGACAATCAATATCAGAAAGTACATATTATGGAAAATGAATACCAGAACTGCGCAAATATGTAGGAAAACGGCATATATGGGATGCCTTACAAGTGAGTATACGCCGTCGGTTAGCAGCTTGCTGTTCTGGATTTTATCCCGAATACTGGACATTTTAACTGCAGAAACACATAAAAATACTGCATTAATGATTAATAGAATACCGAAAGCGAAAATAGCCAGTATAAAGGTTTCAGTTAAAAAACAGGA includes:
- a CDS encoding isoprenylcysteine carboxylmethyltransferase family protein, with the protein product MSSIRDKIQNSKLLTDGVYSLVRHPIYAVFLHICAVLVFIFHNMYFLILIVIFWIVLSVAMANT